One genomic segment of Caldimonas brevitalea includes these proteins:
- the rplU gene encoding 50S ribosomal protein L21, with protein MYAVIKTGGKQYKVAAGEKIKVEQIAAEVGQEIVIDQVLAVGSGAELQVGTPLVAGASVKATVVAHGKHDKVRIFKLRRRKHYQKHQGHRQTYTELEIGAVSV; from the coding sequence ATGTACGCGGTCATAAAAACCGGCGGCAAACAATACAAGGTTGCTGCAGGCGAAAAGATCAAGGTAGAACAGATTGCTGCGGAAGTTGGCCAAGAGATCGTGATCGACCAAGTCCTCGCCGTGGGTAGCGGCGCAGAACTGCAGGTCGGCACGCCCTTGGTTGCTGGCGCGAGTGTGAAGGCCACCGTGGTGGCGCATGGCAAGCACGACAAAGTGCGCATCTTCAAGTTGCGCCGTCGCAAGCACTACCAGAAGCATCAAGGTCATCGCCAGACCTACACCGAGCTGGAAATCGGCGCTGTCAGCGTCTGA
- the slmA gene encoding nucleoid occlusion factor SlmA: MVTSSPDLPSEGGSDVPARKRPKPGERRIQILQTLAGMLEQPGAERITTAALAAKLDVSEAALYRHFASKAQMFEGLIEFIEQSVFTLVNQIAEREPQGVTQAQKIAVVVLQFGERNPGMTRVMVGDALVFENERLLVRMNQFFDRIESQLRQSLRSAADAGGSVTPTVDGTALASALTSFIVGRLHRYARSGFKRSPSEHLEASLKQLVGG, encoded by the coding sequence ATGGTGACCTCGTCCCCGGACCTGCCCTCGGAGGGAGGGAGTGACGTTCCGGCGCGCAAGCGGCCCAAGCCTGGCGAGCGCCGGATCCAGATCCTGCAGACCCTGGCCGGCATGCTGGAGCAGCCGGGCGCCGAGCGCATCACCACCGCGGCCCTGGCCGCCAAGCTCGACGTCTCCGAAGCCGCCCTCTACCGGCACTTCGCCAGCAAGGCGCAGATGTTCGAGGGCCTGATCGAGTTCATCGAGCAGAGCGTGTTCACGCTGGTCAACCAGATCGCCGAGCGCGAGCCGCAGGGCGTGACGCAGGCGCAGAAGATCGCCGTCGTCGTGTTGCAGTTCGGCGAACGCAACCCGGGCATGACCCGCGTGATGGTCGGCGACGCGCTGGTGTTCGAGAACGAACGCCTGCTGGTGCGCATGAACCAGTTCTTCGACCGCATCGAGTCGCAACTGCGCCAGAGCCTGCGTAGCGCGGCCGATGCCGGCGGCTCGGTGACGCCGACCGTGGACGGCACCGCGCTGGCCTCGGCGTTGACCAGCTTCATCGTCGGCCGCCTGCACCGTTATGCCCGCTCGGGCTTCAAGCGCTCGCCCAGCGAGCACCTCGAAGCCAGCCTGAAGCAACTCGTCGGAGGCTGA
- the coaE gene encoding dephospho-CoA kinase (Dephospho-CoA kinase (CoaE) performs the final step in coenzyme A biosynthesis.) — MTATSRRIGLTGGIGSGKSTVAAMLADLGALIVDTDAISRSLSAAGGAAIPALRTAFGDDFIDAEGALDRARMRSLVFQDPSARTRLERLLHPLIGQETVRQAALATPGQPVVFDVPLLVESGRWRALVDWVLVVDCTPETQVERVVQRSQLAPAEVERIIAQQAPRAARLAAADVVICNDGLTLQELEAEVRAVWQRWQLDSPAG; from the coding sequence ATGACAGCAACCTCACGGCGGATCGGGCTGACCGGCGGCATCGGCAGCGGCAAGAGCACCGTCGCGGCGATGTTGGCCGACCTGGGCGCGCTGATTGTCGACACCGACGCCATTTCCCGCTCGCTGAGCGCAGCCGGCGGCGCGGCCATCCCGGCCCTGCGGACCGCCTTCGGCGATGACTTCATCGATGCCGAGGGCGCCTTGGACCGCGCCCGCATGCGGTCGCTGGTGTTCCAGGACCCTTCGGCCCGCACCCGCCTCGAGCGACTGCTGCACCCTTTGATCGGGCAAGAGACGGTGCGGCAGGCCGCCTTGGCCACCCCGGGTCAGCCGGTGGTGTTCGACGTTCCGCTGCTGGTCGAGTCCGGACGCTGGCGTGCGCTGGTCGACTGGGTGCTGGTGGTCGACTGCACACCCGAGACGCAAGTCGAGCGGGTGGTGCAGCGATCGCAGCTGGCACCAGCCGAGGTCGAGCGCATCATCGCGCAGCAGGCGCCTCGCGCCGCTCGGCTGGCCGCCGCCGACGTGGTGATCTGCAACGATGGCCTGACGCTGCAAGAACTCGAGGCCGAAGTGCGCGCGGTCTGGCAGCGCTGGCAGCTCGACAGCCCCGCCGGCTGA
- the zapD gene encoding cell division protein ZapD: MTLYEYPFNESIRTMLRLEHLFDRLAQLMPREAPVDHHYSLATIFEIIDVASRADLKSDLLKDLERQKTLLNGYRGNPSISERVLDDVIGRIDHAFNGLNQLPGKAGHALTTNEWLMSIRSRISIPGGTCEFDLPAYYAWQQLPPAQRQADLQQWVSTLLPLAEALNLLLGLLRDSGMPHKVLAQHGQYQQSLPTGRTFQLLRVRIDPTLGLIPEISGHRLMVSIRLMRQDPEGRLRPANEEANFELALC; the protein is encoded by the coding sequence TTGACACTGTACGAATACCCCTTCAACGAAAGCATCCGCACGATGCTGCGGCTCGAACACCTGTTCGACCGACTGGCCCAGCTGATGCCGCGAGAAGCCCCAGTCGACCACCACTACTCGCTCGCCACGATCTTCGAGATCATCGACGTCGCCTCGCGCGCCGACCTCAAGTCCGACCTGTTGAAGGACCTCGAACGGCAGAAGACACTGCTGAACGGCTACCGAGGCAACCCGTCGATCTCGGAGCGTGTACTGGACGACGTGATCGGCCGCATCGACCACGCCTTCAACGGCCTCAACCAGCTGCCCGGCAAGGCCGGCCATGCCTTGACCACCAATGAGTGGCTGATGAGCATCCGCAGCCGCATCAGCATCCCCGGCGGGACCTGCGAGTTCGACCTGCCGGCCTATTACGCCTGGCAGCAGCTGCCGCCGGCACAGCGCCAGGCCGACCTGCAGCAATGGGTGTCCACCCTGCTGCCGCTGGCTGAGGCGCTGAACCTGTTGCTGGGCCTGTTGCGTGATTCGGGCATGCCGCACAAGGTGTTGGCCCAGCACGGCCAGTACCAGCAAAGCCTGCCGACCGGACGCACCTTCCAGCTGCTGCGGGTGCGCATCGACCCCACCCTGGGCCTGATCCCCGAGATCAGCGGCCACCGGTTGATGGTGTCGATCCGCTTGATGCGCCAAGACCCCGAGGGCCGTTTGCGCCCCGCGAACGAAGAAGCGAATTTCGAACTCGCGTTGTGCTGA
- a CDS encoding ATP-binding protein, whose translation MPAASLDALIARAESLLSRLEAVLPHPLTAPDWSASVAFRYRKRAGSACLEPVRHVAGILLSDLREVEGQKERLWRNTAQFVAGRGANNALLTGARGTGKSSLIKACLNEFAGQGLRLIEVDKTDLVDLPDIVDLVAERPERFIVYCDDLSFDEGEPGYKALKSILDGSVSASSANVLIYATSNRRHLLPEYMKENLSYQHTEDGEVHPGEVVEEKISLSERFGLWISFYPFSQAEYLAIVAQWLRSFGVDEPAIEAARQESLVWALERGSRSGRVAYQFARDYAGRREGGTR comes from the coding sequence ATGCCTGCTGCTTCCCTGGACGCCTTGATCGCGCGAGCCGAAAGCTTGCTCAGCCGCCTCGAGGCGGTACTGCCCCACCCGCTGACGGCACCCGACTGGTCGGCCTCGGTGGCCTTCCGTTACCGCAAGCGTGCCGGGTCGGCCTGCCTGGAGCCGGTGCGCCATGTCGCCGGCATCCTGTTGTCCGACCTGCGCGAGGTCGAGGGCCAGAAGGAACGGCTGTGGCGCAACACCGCGCAATTCGTCGCCGGGCGGGGCGCCAACAACGCCTTGCTGACCGGCGCACGCGGCACCGGCAAGTCGTCGCTGATCAAGGCCTGTTTGAACGAGTTCGCCGGGCAGGGCCTGCGGCTGATCGAGGTGGACAAGACCGATCTGGTCGATCTGCCCGACATCGTCGACCTGGTGGCCGAGCGCCCCGAGCGTTTCATCGTCTATTGCGACGACCTCAGCTTCGACGAGGGCGAGCCGGGCTACAAGGCACTCAAGTCCATCCTCGACGGCTCGGTCTCGGCGTCATCGGCCAATGTGCTGATCTACGCCACGTCCAACCGCCGGCACCTGCTGCCGGAGTACATGAAAGAGAACCTCAGCTACCAGCACACCGAGGACGGTGAGGTGCACCCCGGCGAGGTGGTCGAAGAGAAGATCTCGCTGTCCGAACGCTTCGGGCTGTGGATCAGCTTCTATCCCTTCAGCCAGGCCGAATACCTGGCCATCGTGGCGCAGTGGCTGCGCAGTTTCGGCGTCGACGAGCCGGCCATCGAGGCGGCGCGGCAGGAATCGCTGGTGTGGGCGCTGGAGCGGGGCTCGCGTTCGGGGCGGGTGGCGTACCAGTTCGCTCGCGATTACGCCGGTCGGCGCGAGGGGGGCACACGGTGA
- the rpmA gene encoding 50S ribosomal protein L27, giving the protein MAQKKGGGSTRNGRDSQPKMLGVKVFGGQVIPAGSIIVRQRGTRFHAGTNVATGRDHTLFALVDGQVSFSVKGPQNRKTVSVTPV; this is encoded by the coding sequence ATGGCACAGAAAAAAGGCGGCGGTTCCACCCGGAACGGCCGCGACTCCCAACCGAAGATGCTCGGCGTCAAGGTGTTCGGCGGTCAGGTCATCCCGGCCGGCTCGATCATCGTGCGCCAGCGCGGCACCCGTTTCCACGCGGGCACCAATGTGGCCACCGGTCGCGACCATACGCTGTTCGCGCTGGTCGACGGCCAGGTTTCCTTCTCGGTGAAGGGCCCGCAGAACCGCAAGACCGTCAGCGTCACGCCCGTCTGA
- a CDS encoding DNA gyrase inhibitor YacG produces MDPQKPAPVRRTVTCPNCKGESVYGPENPYRPFCSARCKNIDFGAWASESYRVEDSTPRQDGLDDENGSGAAR; encoded by the coding sequence ATGGACCCTCAGAAACCGGCGCCCGTGCGGCGCACCGTCACCTGCCCCAATTGCAAAGGGGAAAGCGTGTACGGGCCCGAGAACCCGTACCGGCCGTTCTGCAGCGCCCGCTGCAAGAACATCGACTTCGGCGCCTGGGCCAGCGAGAGCTACCGTGTCGAGGACAGCACGCCGCGGCAGGACGGCCTCGACGACGAGAACGGTAGCGGTGCGGCACGCTGA
- a CDS encoding NUDIX domain-containing protein, translating into MSRTPVDVAVGVLIDAKGRFLLTSRPEGKVYAGHWEFPGGKLEAGETVEAALRRELHEELGITIGSVHPWKVEMVDYPHALVRLHFCKVYEWRGEFEMRERQAMAWQTLPVEVHPVLPGTVPVLAWFAEERGFSGPTHPGAVN; encoded by the coding sequence GTGAGCCGCACGCCGGTGGACGTGGCGGTGGGCGTGCTGATCGACGCCAAAGGCCGCTTTCTGTTGACGTCGCGGCCCGAGGGCAAGGTCTACGCGGGCCACTGGGAATTCCCCGGCGGCAAGCTCGAGGCCGGCGAAACGGTCGAAGCGGCACTGCGGCGTGAACTGCACGAGGAGCTGGGCATCACCATCGGGTCCGTCCACCCCTGGAAGGTCGAGATGGTGGACTATCCGCACGCCCTGGTGCGCCTGCACTTCTGCAAGGTGTACGAATGGCGCGGCGAGTTCGAGATGCGCGAGCGCCAGGCCATGGCCTGGCAGACGCTGCCGGTCGAGGTGCACCCGGTGCTGCCGGGCACCGTGCCGGTGCTGGCCTGGTTTGCCGAAGAGCGAGGCTTCAGCGGCCCGACCCACCCTGGCGCCGTGAACTGA
- the pilB gene encoding type IV-A pilus assembly ATPase PilB, with protein sequence MDTLAEAPNLTLSGVARVLVNAGKLNAKTAEELAKAAKEKHVSFIAAVIAAGAVSPADLAHALSTAFSLPLIDLNAVDVPRLPKNVIESKLAAQYQVAVLGKRGSRLFVAGADPTNQEALERIKFATQLTPEWVVVEHDKLLKLLESTGTSAAEALEQMANAEFDFDVSEDDTGEKESQDVATDVEDAPVVRFLQKMLIDAINLRASDLHFEPYEQNYRVRFRVDGELREITQPPVAIKEKLASRIKVISRLDIAEKRVPQDGRMKLKFGNRAIDFRVSTLPTLFGEKIVIRILDPSSAKLGIEALGYEKEEKDRLLKAIERPYGMILVTGPTGSGKTVSLYTCLNMLNRPGVNISTVEDPAEINLPGINQVNVNDKAGLTFSTALKAFLRQDPDVIMVGEIRDLDTADIAIKAAQTGHMVMSTLHTNDAPTTLTRLRNMGVASFNIASSVILITAQRLARRLCENCKAPATYPREAMLKAGFQEAELDGGWKPYRAVGCANCNNGYKGRVGLYQVMPISEEIQRIILSDGSALDIAAQAAKEGVRDLRQSGLVKVKLGVTTLEEVISVTNE encoded by the coding sequence ATGGACACACTGGCCGAGGCCCCCAACCTGACCCTGTCTGGCGTTGCCCGGGTGCTGGTCAATGCCGGCAAGCTCAATGCGAAGACGGCAGAAGAGTTGGCGAAGGCCGCCAAAGAGAAACACGTCAGTTTCATCGCGGCCGTGATCGCGGCCGGTGCCGTGTCGCCGGCCGACCTCGCGCACGCGCTGTCCACGGCCTTCTCGTTGCCGCTGATCGACCTGAATGCGGTCGATGTGCCGCGGCTGCCCAAGAATGTGATCGAGTCCAAGTTGGCGGCTCAATATCAGGTGGCCGTGCTAGGCAAGCGCGGCAGCCGGCTGTTCGTCGCCGGCGCCGACCCGACCAACCAGGAGGCGCTGGAGCGCATCAAGTTCGCCACGCAGTTGACGCCCGAGTGGGTGGTGGTCGAACACGACAAGCTCCTGAAGCTGCTCGAAAGCACGGGCACCTCGGCCGCAGAAGCGCTCGAGCAGATGGCCAATGCCGAGTTCGATTTCGACGTCTCGGAAGACGATACCGGTGAGAAGGAATCGCAGGACGTCGCGACCGACGTCGAAGACGCGCCGGTGGTGCGCTTCCTGCAGAAGATGCTGATCGACGCCATCAACCTGCGTGCGTCCGATTTGCACTTCGAGCCTTACGAACAGAACTATCGGGTGCGCTTTCGGGTCGACGGCGAACTGCGCGAGATCACGCAGCCGCCGGTGGCGATCAAGGAAAAGCTGGCGTCGCGCATCAAGGTCATCTCGCGCCTCGACATCGCTGAAAAGCGTGTGCCGCAAGACGGGCGCATGAAGCTGAAGTTCGGCAACCGTGCCATCGACTTCCGCGTCAGCACCTTGCCGACCCTGTTCGGCGAGAAGATCGTGATCCGTATTCTCGACCCGTCCAGCGCCAAGCTGGGCATCGAGGCGCTGGGCTACGAGAAGGAAGAGAAAGACCGATTGCTGAAAGCGATCGAGCGCCCCTACGGCATGATCCTGGTCACCGGGCCGACGGGTAGCGGCAAGACGGTGTCGCTGTATACCTGTTTGAACATGTTGAACCGCCCCGGCGTCAACATCTCGACGGTCGAAGATCCCGCCGAAATCAACCTGCCCGGCATCAACCAGGTTAACGTCAACGACAAGGCCGGACTGACGTTTTCGACCGCGCTGAAGGCCTTTTTGCGCCAGGATCCCGACGTCATCATGGTCGGCGAAATCCGCGACCTGGACACGGCCGACATCGCGATCAAGGCCGCCCAAACCGGCCACATGGTGATGTCGACCCTGCACACCAACGATGCGCCGACCACGCTGACCCGTCTGCGCAACATGGGTGTGGCCTCGTTCAATATCGCCTCCAGCGTGATCCTGATCACGGCACAGCGCTTGGCGCGCCGGCTCTGCGAGAACTGCAAGGCGCCGGCGACTTATCCTCGCGAGGCGATGCTGAAGGCCGGCTTCCAGGAAGCGGAACTCGACGGCGGCTGGAAGCCCTACCGCGCCGTGGGCTGCGCCAATTGCAACAATGGGTATAAAGGTCGTGTCGGTCTTTACCAAGTGATGCCCATCTCGGAAGAGATCCAGCGCATCATCCTGTCCGACGGCAGCGCCCTGGACATTGCTGCGCAGGCCGCGAAAGAAGGCGTGCGCGACCTCCGGCAGTCCGGACTGGTGAAAGTGAAGTTGGGCGTCACAACGCTCGAAGAAGTGATCTCGGTCACAAACGAATAG
- a CDS encoding type II secretion system F family protein: MATAAAAKKVQDFVFEWEGKDRNGKPVRGEMRAGGEAMVSASLRRQGVLVTKVKKRRMGGGKAIKHKDLTVFTRQLATMMRAGVPLLQAFDIVGRGSTNAKMARLVNDIRSDVETGTSLSSAFRKYPLYFDALYCNLVEAGEAGGILETLLDRLATYQEKTLAIKAKIKSALIYPVAVLVVAFVVVAVIMIFVIPAFKEVFTSFGADLPGPTLLVMSISEFFVAYWWLIFGVTIGGTYFFFQSWKRSERMQKTMDRLLLRVPMFGPLVNKSAVARWTRTLATMFSAGVPLVEALDSVGGASGNAVFAEATEKIQKDVSTGSSLTMSMQSTGVFPTMVLQMCAIGEESGSIDHMLNKAAEFYENEVDEAVKGLSSLMEPVIIVVLGSIIGGIVVSMYLPIFKLGQVV; this comes from the coding sequence ATGGCAACGGCTGCTGCGGCGAAGAAGGTTCAAGATTTCGTTTTCGAGTGGGAAGGCAAAGACCGCAATGGCAAGCCGGTGCGGGGCGAAATGCGCGCCGGCGGCGAGGCAATGGTCAGTGCCAGCTTGCGCCGCCAGGGCGTGCTGGTCACCAAGGTCAAGAAGCGGCGCATGGGTGGCGGCAAGGCCATCAAGCATAAGGACTTGACCGTGTTCACCCGCCAGCTCGCGACGATGATGCGCGCCGGCGTGCCCTTGCTCCAGGCCTTCGACATCGTCGGTCGCGGCAGCACGAATGCCAAGATGGCGCGCCTGGTCAACGACATCCGCAGCGACGTCGAAACCGGCACCAGCCTGTCGTCCGCTTTCCGCAAATACCCGCTCTACTTCGACGCGCTCTATTGCAACCTGGTCGAGGCCGGTGAAGCCGGCGGTATTCTGGAAACCCTGCTCGACCGGCTCGCCACCTATCAGGAAAAGACGCTGGCGATCAAGGCCAAGATCAAATCTGCGCTGATCTACCCGGTCGCGGTGCTGGTGGTCGCCTTCGTCGTCGTCGCGGTGATCATGATTTTCGTGATCCCGGCCTTCAAGGAGGTCTTCACGTCTTTCGGCGCCGACCTGCCCGGGCCGACCTTGCTCGTGATGTCGATTTCCGAGTTTTTCGTCGCGTACTGGTGGTTGATCTTCGGCGTCACGATTGGCGGCACCTATTTCTTCTTCCAGTCGTGGAAACGCTCGGAGAGGATGCAAAAGACGATGGACCGCCTGCTGCTGCGCGTGCCGATGTTCGGACCGCTGGTCAACAAGTCAGCCGTGGCGCGCTGGACCCGCACGCTGGCCACCATGTTCTCGGCCGGTGTGCCGCTGGTCGAGGCGCTCGACTCCGTGGGCGGCGCGTCTGGCAACGCCGTGTTTGCCGAAGCGACCGAGAAGATTCAGAAAGACGTCTCGACCGGCTCCAGCCTCACCATGTCGATGCAGAGCACCGGCGTGTTCCCGACCATGGTGCTGCAGATGTGCGCGATCGGCGAAGAATCCGGTTCGATCGACCACATGCTCAACAAGGCGGCCGAGTTCTACGAGAACGAGGTCGACGAGGCCGTCAAGGGTCTGTCCAGCCTGATGGAGCCCGTCATCATCGTGGTGCTGGGCAGCATCATCGGCGGCATCGTCGTCTCGATGTATTTGCCGATCTTCAAGCTGGGTCAGGTGGTGTGA
- a CDS encoding prepilin peptidase: protein MNAELLHWWLSPLALGLLGLCVGSFLNVLIYRLPVMLERQWKRDACEMLELPLPEEGAPFNLAVPRSRCPHCGHTIRWHENLPVLGWLRLGGRCAQCKARISIRYPLVELLTGVLFGAVAWKLGPQPSALLWCGVMAVLVALAFIDWDTTLLPDDLTLPLLWAGLVAAALGWNLPLGTALWGAVAGYLVLWAVYWLFKLTTGKEGMGFGDFKLLAAIGAWLGWSMLLPVLIIASVLGTVVGLGMKATGQLREDRYVPFGPFLAGAGIAVFLIGPSTVSAWLGWY from the coding sequence ATGAACGCTGAACTTCTCCACTGGTGGCTGTCGCCGCTGGCGCTGGGCCTTCTGGGGCTGTGCGTGGGCAGTTTCCTCAACGTGCTGATCTACCGCCTGCCGGTCATGCTCGAGCGGCAATGGAAGCGTGACGCCTGCGAGATGCTCGAACTGCCCTTGCCGGAAGAAGGCGCGCCGTTCAATCTCGCGGTGCCGCGTTCACGTTGCCCCCACTGCGGGCACACGATCCGCTGGCACGAGAACCTGCCCGTGCTGGGTTGGCTGCGGCTGGGTGGACGGTGCGCCCAATGCAAGGCGCGCATCTCGATACGCTATCCGCTGGTGGAGTTGCTCACCGGCGTCCTGTTCGGTGCGGTCGCCTGGAAGCTCGGCCCGCAACCGAGCGCCTTGCTGTGGTGCGGCGTGATGGCGGTGCTGGTGGCGCTGGCCTTCATCGACTGGGACACCACGCTGTTGCCCGACGACCTCACGCTGCCCTTGCTGTGGGCCGGCCTGGTCGCCGCCGCGCTGGGCTGGAACCTGCCACTCGGCACGGCCTTGTGGGGTGCGGTGGCCGGGTACCTGGTCTTGTGGGCGGTCTATTGGCTGTTCAAGCTGACCACCGGCAAGGAAGGCATGGGCTTCGGCGACTTCAAGCTGTTGGCCGCCATCGGCGCGTGGCTCGGTTGGTCGATGCTGTTGCCGGTGCTGATCATCGCGTCGGTGCTCGGCACCGTGGTGGGCCTGGGGATGAAGGCGACCGGCCAACTGCGCGAAGACCGCTATGTGCCGTTCGGCCCCTTTCTCGCGGGGGCCGGCATCGCCGTGTTCCTGATCGGCCCATCGACCGTGTCGGCCTGGCTCGGCTGGTATTGA
- the pdeM gene encoding ligase-associated DNA damage response endonuclease PdeM, translated as MLTTQLQGEPLTLLPEKAAYLAAHQTLLVADAHIGKAVSFRRWGVPVPRGTTAETLAVLDTLLQRTACRRVVFLGDFLHSARAHAPGTLGALQRWRDAHPDLDLVLVRGNHDDRAGDPPAALRIRCVDEPYRLGPFALCHHPQQVANAYVLAGHLHPCFNLSGRALDRLRLPCFWLGPAVGVLPAFGAFTGMHRITPAGGDRLFVTADGRVMEVPRG; from the coding sequence GTGCTGACCACGCAGCTACAAGGTGAGCCGCTGACGCTGCTGCCCGAGAAGGCAGCCTACCTGGCGGCGCACCAGACCTTGCTGGTGGCCGATGCACATATCGGCAAGGCGGTGTCGTTCCGACGCTGGGGCGTGCCGGTGCCGCGCGGCACCACGGCCGAAACGCTGGCGGTGCTCGACACCCTGCTGCAGCGCACCGCGTGCCGGCGGGTGGTCTTCCTTGGCGACTTTCTTCATTCGGCGCGTGCCCACGCACCGGGCACGCTGGGCGCCTTGCAGCGCTGGCGCGACGCGCATCCCGACCTCGACCTTGTGCTGGTGCGCGGCAACCACGACGACCGCGCCGGGGACCCGCCCGCTGCCCTGCGCATCCGCTGCGTCGACGAGCCGTACCGGCTCGGGCCCTTCGCCTTGTGCCACCATCCACAACAGGTGGCCAACGCCTATGTGCTGGCCGGCCATTTGCATCCCTGTTTCAACCTGAGCGGCCGTGCCCTCGACCGTTTGCGCCTGCCGTGCTTCTGGCTCGGTCCAGCTGTCGGCGTGCTGCCGGCGTTCGGCGCCTTTACCGGCATGCATCGCATCACCCCGGCCGGAGGCGATCGGCTGTTCGTGACGGCCGACGGCCGGGTGATGGAAGTGCCGCGGGGGTGA
- the ispB gene encoding octaprenyl diphosphate synthase produces MSVPLASASSPPNALALIADEMGEVDKVIRQRLTSEVVLINQISDYIISAGGKRIRPMLVLLFANALGFTGRERYELAAVVEFIHTATLLHDDVVDESQLRRGRDTANALFGNAASVLVGDFLYSRSFQMMVSVNRMRVLDVLADATNVIAEGEVLQLMNMHDPDIDIPAYLKVIRYKTAKLFEASARLGAVLAGASPETETACANYGRCLGTAFQLIDDVLDYQGNTAELGKNVGDDLREGKPTLPLLLAMERGSAEQRDFIRHAIEHGEVERLPEIIRIVAQTGALEATREAARAEAQRARDTLDAIPPSPYREALLELCVRSIDRSS; encoded by the coding sequence GTGTCAGTCCCACTTGCCTCCGCCTCCTCGCCCCCGAATGCCCTCGCGCTCATCGCCGACGAAATGGGCGAAGTCGACAAGGTGATACGCCAGCGGCTGACGTCAGAGGTGGTGCTGATCAACCAGATCTCCGACTACATCATCAGCGCCGGCGGCAAGCGCATCCGACCGATGCTGGTGCTGCTGTTCGCCAACGCACTCGGCTTCACGGGCCGCGAGCGCTACGAACTGGCCGCGGTGGTCGAATTCATCCACACCGCAACCCTGCTGCACGACGACGTGGTCGACGAGTCGCAACTGCGGCGCGGGCGTGACACGGCGAATGCCCTGTTCGGCAACGCCGCGAGCGTGTTGGTGGGCGATTTTCTCTATTCACGCTCGTTCCAGATGATGGTGTCGGTCAACCGCATGCGGGTGCTCGATGTGCTGGCCGATGCCACCAACGTCATTGCCGAGGGCGAGGTCCTGCAGTTGATGAACATGCATGACCCGGACATCGACATCCCGGCTTACCTGAAGGTCATCCGCTACAAGACGGCCAAGCTGTTCGAAGCCAGCGCCCGGCTCGGGGCCGTGCTCGCGGGGGCATCGCCCGAGACGGAAACCGCCTGCGCCAACTACGGCCGCTGCCTGGGCACCGCGTTCCAACTCATCGACGACGTGCTCGATTACCAGGGCAACACCGCAGAGCTCGGCAAGAACGTCGGCGACGACTTGCGCGAGGGCAAGCCGACCTTGCCACTGTTGCTGGCGATGGAGCGCGGCAGCGCCGAACAGCGCGACTTCATCCGTCATGCCATCGAGCACGGCGAAGTCGAACGCCTGCCGGAGATCATCCGCATCGTCGCGCAGACGGGCGCGCTGGAAGCCACCCGGGAAGCCGCGCGCGCCGAGGCGCAGCGCGCTCGCGACACGCTCGATGCAATTCCCCCTTCGCCTTATCGAGAAGCTCTGCTAGAATTATGCGTTCGCTCGATAGACCGGTCTTCTTGA
- a CDS encoding LiaI-LiaF-like domain-containing protein: MNKSGVLLIVIGSVLLAHNLGWISLQALTRWWPLLLIIAGVWSLLGRRTPKGEGRRDVSKSDTQA, encoded by the coding sequence ATGAACAAGAGCGGCGTACTGCTCATCGTCATCGGCTCGGTCCTGCTGGCGCACAACCTCGGGTGGATCAGCCTGCAGGCGCTGACGCGCTGGTGGCCGTTGTTGCTCATCATCGCTGGCGTCTGGTCCCTGTTGGGGCGGAGGACGCCTAAGGGCGAAGGCCGGCGGGACGTATCGAAGTCGGACACACAAGCATGA